In Balearica regulorum gibbericeps isolate bBalReg1 chromosome 27, bBalReg1.pri, whole genome shotgun sequence, the genomic stretch CCGCCTGCTGGGACCGCTGCCCTCCCGGCACTGCACACTGCCGGCGGCTTTGGCCCAACGTGCCCTCCCCGCTTGCCTGGCTCTCTTCGGCCCCGTTAATAAACGGGCAGGTGCATGATAACTGCCGCCAAGAAATCCCCATCCTGCTCACCCACCCTCGGCCCGCCCTCATAGCTCCCACCCGTCACAGGCAGAGACCTCACCCTTAGAACAGATGAGTTACAAAGCTCTGTAGCATCTGCTGTACCAAATCAACTCAGAAACAACAAGCTGTTGCACAAATTGAGGCATCCTTCGGCTACAAATTTCCCATGTCTACAGCTACCATCCCACCGAAGACCAGCCGGCCGGGAGGTGTACTCACTGCTATTGCATCCTCCAGCTTCGGTGACAGCTCCCCAGTCTGGGCAAGAGAGCGGTTTTCTCCAAACAGCCGAGTCTCTGCCTTTTCATTCCACATTGGGTACACAAGATGCTGGTACCCAGCTGCAACCTGCAGAGGCTTGATCCCGTAGCTGGCATTCACAAGCTGCAGGATCCCACTGGAAAGCAGAGGTGCAGAGTGGCAGGAACGGCTCCTCCGCCACCTCGGGACGACACCAACACCGCCCAGCGCTCGCACTGATGCCTGTCCTCCGTGCAAAGGCAACTGCTGTACCTCAGCCCGGAGCAGGTGCTAAGTGCCACGAGCGAAATGGGGAAACCCTCGATGTAGCCTTCGTAGAAGCAGTCGTGCTGGAAGGAGTAAAGCCGTATCAATGGCTTGGTGCCTTGTCCCCAGAGCGCTGCAGCCGGCGAGGCTCCAGACCTTGCTACCACCTGTGCTGTTGTCCTCGTCCCCGCAGAGAGACAACGCGTGTGGGGAGAAGCACAGCactgtggcctcctctgggaAGGGACACCTGCACTGACCCCCAGTTGGTCTTTGTCCCTTCCTCAGCTCCCTACCGTCCTCGGGAACCCGTCGTGCCCCCATGTCCGCCCCCGCTGAGGCAGGGTGTGAGCCGATGCGTGCCCTCAGTGCGGCTGTCCTCCCAAACGCTCTGCGGCCCCCAGGCAGCCCGAGCCCACGCGCTGCAGGACAGATGTGAGACTTGGGATTGCTTGCACGTCCCACACGGGACGTGGGATTGCTTGCACGGCTGCGGCAGATAGAGGTTGGGCCCACGCCCCTGCCCCTCTGCAAAACCGCTGGCTGGCTGCCGCCCACCTTCCTCCAGCCACGCGGTACCAACCACGTCAATGTTCAAACACTGCTGGCTCGGCTACCTGTGGCCCCAGGGAACGGGTTTGGTGCCTTGAGAAAGTTCCTGCTGACACTGTCGTGGGAGAACAGGGCTCTACAGAGCACTGCTGCAGAGGGGATTCTCCCTGCACCTTTCTCCTGGAGCACTTCCACAGATACTCTGTTCTCAGAGGTGTTGGGTACAGCACACAGGGCATGACTGTTACCTCGATATGTGCCAGTTCGGATTTTGCAAGCCCCCCTCGGCCATCCGTATAGATCCGTAAATCCCCCGGCAAAAACACTCTGCATACAAAACAGAGACGACACCCTCGCGTTCGGCGCCGTGGCCACACGTGGTGGCCACCGCACGAGGCAGTGGCCCTCCCCGGTCCCCGGCCGTGACCCTGCACAGTCCCGGGGGCTGCAGAAGGGCCGGGGGCTGCACTGCCCGCCCGCTGCACCCCACTTACTGCTGCCGCAGGCGCACGGTGCGGGGGGTCCCCTCGATGGGGATGATGTAGGTCCGGGCGCGCTGCCCGCGGGGAGAGGAGCGTTAGGAGTCGGCGgagccggggagcggggccgggggtccGGGCTCCCCACCTACCTGCGGGGCACCGCCCGCCGCCACCAGCACCGGCACCACCGGCCGCCCCGCCAGCGCCCCGCCGTCCCCCCGCGGCCACCAGCCCAGCGCGGCCAGCGTGGCCAGCACCCCCAGCATCGCCCCCCGCATCGCCCCGCCAACCGCCCGGTAACGGCCCCGCACACAGACGCGGACACGCGGCTCCGCCCAACGCCTTTATTAGCGCCCGCGGTACCGCCCCGGCTCCGGCTGCGGGTCCCGGTCCGGCTCCGGGTCCGAGGacggctccggctccggctccggctccgaGAGGTCGCTGCCCTCCTCGGCGGCGGGGCTGCGTGGAGACCCGGAGCGGTGCCTCAGCCCCGCCAGCCCCCATGTCCCCGCCAGCCCCCACGTccccgctctcctcctcctcctccaagtgaGCTGCCACTCCCCGTTTTTACTGACACCTGCAGCTTCTCctgcttttccccttttacaGTTTGCTTTCCCCAGGAATTAGCAAATGGAAAACCTATTATTTCCTCCAGCTTTTGCACACAGACAGCGTGCTTGGTGCCAGGAAATCCACCCTAAGTTTTGCTTCTcctatatttgtatattttagaCATCTGTTTGCTAGTTTCTTCCGTTGATGACCAACAAACAGTTCCCAGTTTACCAACAAACACTTACTGTTTCTCAAGCACCActtttccctgctctgcccaggctgCAAATCCCACCCGCCGGCTTTTCCAGTAATTCTGTGCTCCCAGCACATCTCCCATACCCAGAACAGCGGATTTGCATTAGGTAACTAATATCAATTTACCCGTCCACGTGTGATCCCCTCCTTGCACAGAATCTTTTCAGCCGGCTCCATTTCGTAATCACAAGCGTGCCACAGACCAGGGCGAGGAAGACACCGCCgaagctcagcagcagccagttcTTCAGCACGGCTGGGGCAGAGCTTTTTGCGATACGATCTAGGGAGAGAAGCAAAGACGCAGCTCCGAGTAAGGGCCGGGCGATGCCACGGGCCGTCTGTTCAGCTACGAGCCCGACGAGGCCGTTTGCGGGGCCATGGGAGCTGCCTTCGCACCCAGGGAACCCACGGGGCACCCAGAGCCCAGCTCAGCACTCACCGGGGCCCAGCGCGCTGTCGATGCTGCCGCCTACGGAGGATCCCCGAGTCTTGCACCGGGGGGGGTTCCAGCCCGGATCGCAGTGGCAGTTCTTCTTGTTATTGCACACCTGCCAGCACCGGGGTGGGCAGGAAACATCCCTTACTGTAAAACCCCACTGAGGAGCCGTGCTCCATGTCTGCCAGGACTGCTGctttcccaccccccccacgcCCTGCTCCCACGCCAGCGGTCACAACCAGCCCGCCAGCGCCCCGCGACACCGCTGTCGCTCGGCCTTCCCGTGTCCCCGCTGTTCACCACGCTGCCTTTCGCTGTGCACAGCTATGCTGATCGCTTCCCACGCTATTTCAATTATGTGCAGTTAAATCCTCTCCAGATactctttttccagtttgctgcTAATCTAGACAAGCAAATACTCCAAGCCCTTTTACCTCACTTATTTTTCGCTTGGGACAGAAAGTAAGTTAGGTAGTCTCACTTAATTTCTCCCACAATAGCTTGTTACTGCGTGATGATTTCAGAGAACAAGTGTCAGCCCAAAACACAGATCCAGGCAATTCACAGACAAGCCCcagtgggcttttttttttaccagaacCACTCTCTCTTCCTCAGCAATATTCGTCAAACCAGTAACACTAACTTAACTGCATTGCTGTTGTTACTTACTCCGTGCCCGTGGCATTTTCTCTGCACGTTGCAGTCATACTCCAGGACTGAATGTGGGCGGCACGTGCCATTCATACAAACCTGAAAGAccaaaaggacaaaaatccTGCTGGGCGCTTTTTCATCACCCTTTACCATGCCATAACTCTAAAAAGGATTCCTAGCCCTAAAGAACGATCGAAAGAATAGCACAGGTAATAAGTACTAAAAACCTAAGCACAGACCACCTTTAACTCATACTGCCAAATGGCAACTATTTCTAAAACTTATGGTTGTGATAATTATATGCCATTTCCAGATGCTTGTGCAGTATTTCTCACCTTTTGGGGACCGCATTTTGTGCCTTCTTTCACCAGGAGAGGATCTAGTGCTGTGGGTCCGCGCATAAAATCGAAAGACACGCACAGATGTTCTTGCACTTGAGCGTAAATTACGGCACCCTTGACTTTTGTGAAGGGAATACGATTTGGGTACGTACATACTAACTTTCCGCATCCCAGATTCCTAAAAAATTCGTTAGCACAATAAATTAGACCAGTACGCAGAGCATCTAATTGCTCACAGTGCTGGAGACACTGAGGTGTGTTTACCCAGAATAACAACACAAACACGTGGAGTTTGAGGAGTTGAATCCTTGATACAAGGGGAGAAGCCATCCTGTGAACCATCGGAACATTACACGCTTGTACAATTAGGTGTGTGCTGAAATTGCCTTCAGAAGTCTCCGGTTTCTCTACACCACCGTTTCTCTAAAGAACACCTAGAGCTAATAATGCAAGTCAATTCTgcccagcaaaagaaaaacataccaAAAGCAACCTTCTCACGGCTCATTACTTTGCATGGACAGTAAAGGGAAGCACAAATTAAATATACGTTCCCAGTTCAACACTTTGCATTCCCTTGAAACCTACGGCCAGGAACAGGGCTGATAGCCATCCTTCGGGTGGGTGCCACAGTGTCCAAACCTATCCTGCTGGCTGTTGACTTCTTCATAGCAAGCCAAAGGAGCGTTTTTTGCACCTGGAAGTTTAGAAATAATACTGATTACTACTGATGGCGACACAGACTAAGATCCCTCTGTTGCCTCTAACATTATCACTTCTGGCCTCTGACAGAGGAATACTTGGTACCGCTCCAGTCCCATGGCTAGCCGCCTCTGTTCGGGTTGTGCGACAGACCGCACAGACGGTGCAATGGCCTGACCAGCCCAAAACACCTTCCACAACAGCACCAGGGGATTTTTCTGTCTCGTTCTCCTCTCTGAGAGGCAGTGAGGTCTGCATGACCGGCTGTGTACGCGTTCAGCCTGAAATCCCCGTGGAAAGCGTCACCCTCTTCTGACGGcccatccccttcccctctccgCAAGTGTGGGTAACCCACCCTGCGGTCTCCTCTGCCATTCCCCACACCACACACTCCCGGCGGCCCCCAACTTCATGCAAGACAGAGGGAGGACATCCACCGGCTGGGATGCCACCTTCTGCCCCAGACCAGCCCTGGAGCTTGACGTTAGTTCTAGTGAGAGCAGCCCGTTACCTCTCCCGTAGAGTGCCTGGCACTGCAGGTCCGGAGAGCGGCAGCGTCCCTTGTAGCAGTAGCCGGTGCCGTGCTCACACTCGTGCCCGTCCTGCACGTACAGGTCGGGGGGGCAGGACGCGGAGGACCCGTTGCAGAACTCGGCCAGGTCACACTGCGCGTCGGCGGGGGGGCGGCACTGCGAGTTCTTCTGCTTGAActggcaggggaggcaggagggacccTTCTCTCCATCCTCCCGCAGCCACCGgcggggtccccccccccaggcccacGCAGCCCCTCCCGACGCTCTCCTGACACACATCCCCGGTCCCTCGGGATCACCGCACGCGCGCGTGTGACGCTGCCTGAGACAGTCTTCCCCCAGGGAGATTCCTCCCGGGGCTTTCAGGGAGCTGAGCTGCAAAGCCCTACCCGGGAACCTCTCAGACAGCAGCAAGTCTGTCTCCATCCTTCAGCGTGGGAACATACTGTTTCTCCAAAAAGAAATCATGATCTTGCAATAATTATAAACACATGCCTTACCTGACATTCATTACAACATAATCCGGAGGAGACAAAATGCAGCACAAATACCGTTAAGTTTTTTTTGGAGATGCCCATCCAAGCAAGACCAGAAAGCTCGTTGACAGTGCTACTATAGGAACTAGTACTGCTCCAAGGTTTAAAAATGGCCTTAACTTCCGATAATTAGGAGCACACCTTACCTGGCAATTTTCACAGCACAATCCCAGGGAGCACTTCATTCCTGGTTTGAAGTTACACTGGGGAGTACAACATTTGTCCAGCGCACAGGTCTGCAAACGCACCAGAAATCATGACTGGCTGCAAACGTCCCCATCTGCAGGACGGCTGCTTGCCCCGATGCCCCCCCTTCCCACCAAACAGCGTACCCCAGAGGAGCCGAGGGAAGAGCAGCAACGCTGCTCTGCTGCGTGTTACCACAGAAGTGCCTCGTACACCACCTGAGACCAGTTCCCGCTTACACCCGCTCTCAGGACCAGAAAAAAGCCCGACCCTCCGCCGGAGCGCGGCACCCACCTCCGCCGCCCCGCAGTCGCACTGCTCGCCGGGCTCCACCACGCCGTTGCCGCAGACGGTGGCGCGGTAGGAAGGCTGAGGCAGAGCGCGCCTGATGAAAGGGCAGCCCCTGTTCCGCTCCAGGAAGGTTCCAAAGTCCCTGATGCTGCAGCTGCTAAAGGCTTTTGCCCCACTGACACGtctaaaataaagcaattatcCATTTACACGTTAACACATCTGCCGCCGTTCACTCTCTCAAGATCTCTGGGCAGTTCAAAGACTCGTTCAGATGCCGGCACAAGGCGCAACGGTTCCCTGGGTGTCTTGCCGTTCACTTGCCAGAACTGATTTCAGAACGCATTAGTAACAGAGACGGAGAAGCACTCAGAAACATCGCGCTTTTGAAACGAAAAGTGTCCATTTCTCAAGTCAAATCACTACTTTATACTTTATCATTCCTATAGTAAGAACAActctattttgttttcacaatgTTTCAAGTTCTTTTTAGGATATCACCCTAGACATGCTATTTTAAAGTATGTTCTACGTGCAATCATTTTATAAAACTTGATTCCAATCATGTATGACTCATAACAGAGGCAGAAGTCCCGGAGTAGCACGCTCTCCTGTTTAAAGGAAATACAActattgcttttcaaaaatattaactaacataaacactgcattttttatGTTTGAGATAATAAAATGGAAAGCCAAAATATCTCAGGATTTCTAgtaattaaaacatgtttttaatttaactcCTATTTTCTTGTTGGCTATTCTTTTCCCAGTACTaacaaaatcaaatctgaacagaaatttttttccttgaagaataTTAGATCGCCTGGTCTCTTAATGTTGGTATCTACACAGATATACATGGATAGCTATTTACACACatgcacgtgcacacacacacacacacacacagatatagTGTTCCCTCCCATAAGCAGATTCGGCTCGGCTGCACTGACCCCTTACCCCTACGCTCTCAAAGACCAAAAGCCTTGGAGGTACACAGCTACTGTGCGGTCAGGTTGAAGGCGACATTTGCGTACAAAATGAACCTTTATCGCATTTACAGtaactggaaattatttcagatttccaGGGGTTCAATTTCTACACGTTAAAATTCAAAAAAGGAACGGATCTTGCCTAGCCTAAGCAAAACGCGCCCAAGACACCTCCGATGATGATGAGAGGCGGCGGGTGATGCGCGGCTGTATGAGCCCGATGGGTACTGGCACCCACCTGGCAGGTGCCGGGGACCCCGATCTCCCCCCACCGCACCCTGCCCACCCGCCTCATCTCCCCggtccccgcagccccggcaggATGGGACCCCGCCAACTCACAGCGCCTCCGGGCTCATGATACAGATGCGCCCGCCGCAGCGGCAGTCCTGGGAGTCGTATCTTATGCCCATGCTGCGTCCCAGCAGCTGCGCCAGGAGGATGGAGAAGGACTCCAGCGTCACGGACTCTTGGTACtacagggaggagagagcagggctgctgcggCTGCGCCTTCCCTGCCCAGACCCCGCCGGACCCCAGCTCCGGATGCGGATGCTCCCACCCTGTCCCTGTCACCCGTGGGTGAACTCTGGCTTCACGGGCAGCACCGTACCACGGCCACTGCGCCGGCAGCGTCTCTCTGACACGCCTTTCCCAGAGCCGTTGCACCCACGTACGCTGCTCGGTCCCTGTACCTGAAACACACGTGCGCTCACCGGCCGTCCAGCCCGGGACGCCCCGTCGCTGCCAGCCCCGGCCGGAGCTGGCCGGTCGTGCCCAGTTCGGGCAGAGCTTGCGCTATGTTTGTAACTCCTCACCGCGCTCTCGCTTCATTTTTACAAGAGGCATCACACTCATAGCAAAGTCTGTTGTTCTAATGTAAGCGCATTCAGCAGATTGTTACCGTCTGCTCTTAAATAACGACGACAATTTGTTCTTACAGGAACAGATACGGCACTTCGTGGGGCTGCAGAAGGGGGCTGGTCTGCTTCCACTGCAACAGCCGCATCAGCACTTCCTCTCCATCCCCCGTGGTCTTAAACATCCCGTTATCCATCCAGATCTCCATGGAGGACAGCGTAACTGTTAGATTGAGAGACCTGAATATCTGAAAGTTTAACGAGAGAAGCGGCTGTTCCCATACGTTTCATTCCAAGCgctgtttaaatgtttgttcTTACTAGCGGCCACGCTGCCTCAGGAAAACAGACGGGAGCAGTTGGCAACTGCTCGGCTGCTTTGTACGTGTGTCATGAAAAAGGTGTAGGAAATACAAAACCGAAAGACACAGAAGTGTGtctaaaagaggaaaaaaaatcagttcagtaAGCAggatctaaaaaaacccaaagacaaCCTAAGCTTGAATAgatatattaaataattaaacatagAGAATACACAAACTTGTCcttgtctgcattttttaagTTTCCAGGAGGAGACGCTATATTCCCTGTGATTTCAAGTCAAACGCTCACCCAGCTGCGCATGCTGTGTCCTACgcaggcaggaaaaaattaagatcGCTCCCCTGAGACAGACAGATGGAAACGAGCAGCGGAGGCTGCTGGCACCTGCCTAAGAGCACGACGGCCCCTCGGCGGAGCGTGTGCTGCGGGACGGCGTGTCACCACCGAGATTTTGGGAACAGGGACTGCTGTACTCCAGCACCACTGATTTACAGCACGTGTTTGTGTTGGACAGCAAGAGGTAAAATCCCCTCCACATCTCCTGCCCCAGTCTGGACAAGTCCTAGACAAACCTGGAGCTCTGACAGACTAAACCAAAAATCAAAAGCTAAAAAGCTGAGattcagtattttcagagagCACATTTAATTATTATCTTCTCCAAAATTAGACAAATCCTACCAATACCTATTCATTAATAGGCTGAAATAAACTATCAAAATGTCCATCTCGGTACATATAAATCAGGAAAAACTTACACTGCTGAGCAAGCTGGAGACCTGAACTATCTTCTGTGTCACAAAATACTTGTCTGCACCCAGGTAGTCGTACTGAAAAATGACATGAGATTATATCTAGGCTATTTGCCATGCTGAAGCACACGGGGTTATCGCGATCTCTCACAGAGTGGCTTCTACCCGCTGACACGTGGCCACAAGGCACAGACCGTACAGAGCCGGCAGGACCGCGTGGATGACCACGGCGAAGCTTTATCGAGCAAGggcaaagaaaacacacacagaagagGAACTGACTGACACAGACTTACCAAAGCCCTTTCCAGAACTACGTGGAGTGACATCTCTCCGTGGTATTGGGACACTGACTGGgaaaaaggaattctttactgttaataATTCATTTCACCAATTCAGTCATGAGGTGTAAGAAATGACGACTTGTCCGAGACATGAAACCCCCCCCCACAAGGCATCACCATCTGCTGATTTGCtctcagagcagaaagcaaaagccgtgtATTAACACCTAGGACAACGCTGAACTCTTCCGCTAGTAACATTGGCTGGTGGCGAAGCTGAAAACTGGGGCCCCGGGACACTCACGTGAACCCCATGGCCGAAGCAGCCAGCACATCGCTGCCAACTCTCCGCGGGTTGGAGGGAGAAATACGCCCACTTTTACAAACCCGTCAATAAATCCTGCGCCCTTGGTGACACCTCTCGTTAGGCACGGGATGAGCAACGCTCCAGGCGACACCCCACCACGAGCACTGGCACTCCCaaacgccccccccccccatctctgcCCATCCAGGCACCACCGGCAAAGCTTCCCGCAGGATCGGACCCCTCCTCGCCTGATGGGGACATCCACATCGCCCCGAGAACAGCCACACGCTCACTTTATTATCTCCATGTGGTTCGTTCGACATCTCCTCCGCTGTCAGCCCgcctggggggctgctggccaAGAGGGAACCTGCCGTGTTCTCATCGCTCACTCGATACACAAAGTGCTCGAACGACGGGGAATAACCCAGGGGCTCGATCCCGTAGCTGACGTTCTCAAACTGCAGCAGGCCCCTGCCAAGGTGACGGCACCGGCCAGTTGCCACCGGGCGCTGGTGGCCGTGGCACTAACGGGCAGGGCAGCGTGGGGAGGCGGCGGTTCCCTACCTGAGCCCCGAGCAGATGCTGAGGGTCACGGCCGAGCTGGGGAAGCCATCGATGTACCCCCGGTAGTGACAGCCTCCCTGCATCACGACAGAGGACAAGGAGCCCCTTCCGTGGCCGTGAGGGCAATTCCCCGTCAAGTGATGGCACAACAAGGACTTTGTGGACAATCTCTCTTTGGCCCGAGCAATTAAAACCAAATCACGGTGTGAGATGTGGCGTCCTCACGACAAGGAACTGCCCTGCCCCGTGCAGAGCTGCACTGCTGGCTCTGGGGGCTCTTCTCGAGATCTCTCCGTAAGGAATGGTAGCCATGGCCTGGCTTACAGGCTTTGAACCGAGCCAACTCAGCGACTCCAGAAACCTTCACAAACATGAATCTGACCATGCATTTGCacagaaaactttttgtttcatcccagcagctcctgccctgagtAGGAATCAAAAATGTGGAGAGAGGAAGTACTGCTCCCCTCCACTAACTAGTGACAttccccaaaacaccaaacagcGAGGCTACCCTGGAACAAGGCAGCAACAGAAACACCAAGCAGGTCACCATTACCTTGATATGGGGCGAGTCGGAGCGCAAAGATCCCTTCTCATTGTACATGTAAATCCTGAAGTCATCAGATAAAAAGAATCTAGAACAGAAGAACAGTAAAATCCTCTAAAAATGCTCTAAAATGGTCTTACCCAGTTTCTTGAACTTATTCCAGGTCCCGCTGCCTGCGCTGTCGCTCTGGCAGATCCAGAACCCGCTGCCATCAGCGGTCGTGGGCAGGACCATCCCTCAAAccctcctgcagccctctgCCCTGGCACTCGGGCGCGTGGCACACACGGACATCCCCCGTGGGCTATGGGACATGCCTGCAGCGGGGCACGGTCCCGCCAGCCGCGGAGGCTGGAAAGAGCCCAAGGGAACGGCACCGGCACGAACACCCGCAGGTGGGAATCgccccacagcccagcaccaTCCTGTGCCGGGGACAGAGCGTGCGGCCCAGCAGCTGCCGGGGAACAGGACGGCAGCGGTCAGACGGGCAACGCCAGGGCCGACttactgctgctgcaggtggatGGTGTACGGCCTCCCCTCTATGCTGAGGACGTAGGACACCGTGTCCTTGCACGTGTGGAAAAGCGGAGAAAGGGAGAATTAGGAACACTGACGCCGGAAAAGCGAGCTCCGAGGGCAAGCCCAAGAGCTCAGCAGGCAGAACGTGGTTTCCTAAAACCCTCCCTCTACCAGTCGCACGTCGGCTGTTGCACGTGGCATTCCTGCACGTGTATATCCActcgcacacacacaaacaccaaATAACTTGGTTACTTAAGTACCCTCTCTCCAGCTGGTTTTGAGAGCAACCTCTGTGGAACTGTGATGTGCAGCTGCAATTGCGAACCTAGAGAAAGAATCTGTTTCTTAGTTATAATCACAGATTATTATCATCACGATTATGCCGTCAGCCACAGTCAGACTTGCATCTGCCTGTGACAGACACCTTCATAGCCACATGGACAGACGTGGTCTCTACCTGCAGAGGTTCACCAACTCTACTTTTTACCCTGCTAACATTCGCCCACACTCTATTTTAAAGTGTCTAGGCACTTGCATAGAAAAACCAAAATGACGTACGCTTTCTGCTGCTGGACCAGAGCCCAGGAACATGAACTCTGTACGACGGGAGCATGAGAGCAAGCTCCAGTTGAACAAACCCACCTTGCATCAGGAACCGCGACGGGGCTCAGAGAGGCCAGTCACCCACACGCCTCCACGACCGCGCAATCAACGTCCGCTTCAGAAGGAGCCACAACACCCGCTCCGTCCCGCGagcatccctgccctgcctgtacAGCTGCCAACGTCACGCAGCTTCACGCACGTCGCGGGCGgacaaaacccaaccaccacGACGTGCCGGCAGAGACAAAGGGTGCCGGCAACGGCTGCGGCCCCTCAGCCCAACGCCAGCCTGGCTCCCACGCCAGGAAAGCCGGTCCCGGGCCTCCGCCGTtggccggggctgcgggggtcGGGGAGCGGGGCcatggggagagctgctgccgGGCCGTGAGGTCACTTTCCAGGGTGTGACGTTCGGTTTCCAGCCCGTGATGTCACTTTCCAGGCCGGAAGGTCCCTGCGTGCCCTGATCCCGCGGGCaggaccggggcggggggggacccTCCACCCGCGGGTGCCGCACGGGGTCTGCCCGgccctgggggtgctgggggtgctggggcctccccccccacacaccccccccaccccggggtgcGGGGCCGCCCTCACTCACGCAGCGCGGTCAGCAGCGCGGCCAGCAGCGCCAGGCGCGGCCCCATCCTGCCCGCCCGGTAacggccccgccggccccgcacACAGACGCGGACACGCGGCTCCGCCCAACGCCTTTATTAGCGCCCGCGGTACCGCCCCGGCTCCGGCTGCGGGTCCCGGTCCGGCTCCGGGTCCGAGGacggctccggctccggctccggctccgaGAGGTCGCTGCCCTCCTCGGCGGCGGGGCTGCGTGGAGACCCGGAGCGGTGCCTCAGCCCCGGGGAATCACCTCAGATCCCCCCGGGAATCACCTCAGATGCCCCCCCGGGAATCACCCCATACCCCCCTGGGAATGACCTCatacccacccacccccccccccaggaatCATCTCATATGCCCTCGGGAATCG encodes the following:
- the LOC142598275 gene encoding disintegrin and metalloproteinase domain-containing protein 18-like, which gives rise to MGPRLALLAALLTALQFMFLGSGPAAESKQILSLGSQLQLHITVPQRLLSKPAGERDTVSYVLSIEGRPYTIHLQQQFFLSDDFRIYMYNEKGSLRSDSPHIKGGCHYRGYIDGFPSSAVTLSICSGLRGLLQFENVSYGIEPLGYSPSFEHFVYRVSDENTAGSLLASSPPGGLTAEEMSNEPHGDNKSVSQYHGEMSLHVVLERALYDYLGADKYFVTQKIVQVSSLLSSIFRSLNLTVTLSSMEIWMDNGMFKTTGDGEEVLMRLLQWKQTSPLLQPHEVPYLFLYRDRAAYVGATALGKACQRDAAGAVAVYQESVTLESFSILLAQLLGRSMGIRYDSQDCRCGGRICIMSPEALRVSGAKAFSSCSIRDFGTFLERNRGCPFIRRALPQPSYRATVCGNGVVEPGEQCDCGAAETCALDKCCTPQCNFKPGMKCSLGLCCENCQFKQKNSQCRPPADAQCDLAEFCNGSSASCPPDLYVQDGHECEHGTGYCYKGRCRSPDLQCQALYGRGAKNAPLACYEEVNSQQDRFGHCGTHPKDGYQPCSWPNLGCGKLVCTYPNRIPFTKVKGAVIYAQVQEHLCVSFDFMRGPTALDPLLVKEGTKCGPQKVCMNGTCRPHSVLEYDCNVQRKCHGHGVCNNKKNCHCDPGWNPPRCKTRGSSVGGSIDSALGPDRIAKSSAPAVLKNWLLLSFGGVFLALVCGTLVITKWSRLKRFCARRGSHVDGPAAEEGSDLSEPEPEPEPSSDPEPDRDPQPEPGRYRGR